The proteins below come from a single Iocasia fonsfrigidae genomic window:
- the citG gene encoding triphosphoribosyl-dephospho-CoA synthase CitG, whose product MSNQTISTNSLCKYISKSAVEAMLYEVSASPKPGLVDRYNSGAHQDMDFFTFMSSSAALNYYFYRCAEKGVAFANQDARKLLEHLRGIGKEAERDMYQATGGVNTHKGLIFSLGIISAAAASCFFAEGSWPLSLERICKKISQITRGITIRELSSAKLSDIKEEKNLTAGEILFKQYNIKGIRGEVEKGFPTVRKTSFPFLLKYLNKNQGTINDILVQVLLYLMTVTEDTNIIARHNLKMLQYVKSCALQALDLGGIFTKEGKNYLQQMDADFRQKNISPGGSADLLAVTIMFVFLTQDMMGGLMQKER is encoded by the coding sequence ATGAGTAATCAAACAATCAGTACTAATAGCCTTTGTAAATATATCAGTAAATCTGCTGTAGAAGCGATGTTATATGAAGTTTCAGCAAGTCCCAAACCAGGGCTGGTTGATAGGTATAATTCTGGCGCTCACCAGGACATGGATTTTTTTACATTTATGTCTAGCAGCGCTGCTCTTAACTATTATTTCTATAGGTGTGCAGAAAAGGGAGTGGCTTTTGCTAATCAAGATGCCAGGAAGTTATTAGAGCACCTAAGGGGCATAGGAAAAGAAGCAGAACGAGATATGTATCAAGCTACCGGGGGAGTAAATACCCATAAAGGACTTATTTTTTCTTTAGGGATTATTTCTGCAGCTGCGGCAAGTTGTTTTTTTGCTGAAGGTAGTTGGCCTCTATCGTTGGAAAGAATTTGTAAGAAGATTTCACAGATAACTAGGGGTATTACAATAAGAGAGCTAAGCAGTGCCAAACTAAGTGATATAAAAGAAGAAAAAAATTTAACAGCTGGTGAGATACTCTTTAAGCAATATAATATTAAGGGAATTCGGGGAGAAGTAGAAAAAGGTTTTCCAACAGTTAGGAAAACTTCTTTTCCCTTCCTTTTGAAGTATTTAAATAAAAACCAGGGAACAATTAATGACATTTTAGTACAGGTCTTACTATATTTAATGACAGTAACGGAAGATACCAATATAATTGCTAGACATAATTTAAAAATGCTTCAATATGTAAAGTCTTGTGCCCTTCAGGCCCTGGATTTAGGTGGGATTTTTACTAAAGAAGGTAAAAATTATTTGCAGCAAATGGATGCTGATTTTAGGCAAAAGAATATTAGTCCTGGGGGTTCTGCTGATCTACTTGCTGTTACAATTATGTTTGTTTTTTTAACGCAAGATATGATGGGAGGTTTAATGCAAAAAGAAAGGTAA
- a CDS encoding type I restriction-modification system subunit M, with the protein MITGELKNKVDKIWEIFWTGGITNPLSVIEQFTYLLFIKGLDDKQNDLEQNASVIGIEAKEIFKEDEQDLRWKNFKQLAAKEMYNLVSKKVFPFIKNLHGDKDSAFSRYMDDAIFMIPTPQMLEKIVTNIDTLPMEERDAKGDLYEYLLSKVATSGTNGQFRTPRHIIKMMVELVNPTPSDIIVDPAAGTAGFLVAAGEYLQKNNQDLFTVQELNQHYHNNMFHGYDMDRTMLRIGAMNMMLHGVESPHIEYQDSLSDQNKDEEKYTLLLANPPFKGSLDYESVSADLLKVTKTKKTELLFLTLMLRMLKKGGRCATIVPDGVLFGSSRAHKAIRKEIVENHHLHAVISMPSGVFKPYAGVSTAILVFTKTGAGGTDKVWFYDMKADGYSLDDKRQPIEDSDIDDIIKRYHARENEEDRERTEQSFLVSKDEIKENNYDLSITIYKEIEYEEVEYEEPQDILSKIKKLEDEIINIIDDLEGMIY; encoded by the coding sequence ATGATAACAGGAGAACTAAAAAATAAAGTAGATAAAATATGGGAGATATTTTGGACAGGAGGGATAACCAATCCCCTTTCAGTTATAGAACAGTTTACCTATTTGCTGTTTATCAAGGGCTTAGATGATAAACAGAATGACTTAGAGCAAAATGCATCAGTAATTGGAATTGAAGCCAAGGAGATATTTAAAGAAGATGAACAGGATTTAAGGTGGAAGAATTTTAAACAATTAGCTGCCAAGGAAATGTACAATCTTGTCTCTAAAAAGGTTTTTCCCTTTATCAAGAATTTACATGGTGATAAGGATTCTGCCTTTTCCAGATATATGGATGATGCTATTTTTATGATACCAACACCACAGATGTTGGAGAAGATAGTAACAAATATTGATACCCTGCCCATGGAAGAAAGAGATGCTAAAGGGGACTTATATGAGTACCTTTTATCCAAAGTAGCAACCTCTGGTACTAATGGGCAGTTTAGAACACCAAGACATATTATTAAAATGATGGTTGAACTGGTTAATCCAACTCCATCAGATATTATAGTTGATCCCGCAGCAGGGACAGCCGGGTTTCTGGTGGCTGCTGGTGAGTATCTACAGAAAAACAATCAGGATCTCTTTACAGTCCAGGAACTAAATCAACACTACCATAATAATATGTTTCACGGTTATGACATGGATAGGACTATGCTCCGGATAGGTGCCATGAATATGATGTTACATGGGGTTGAAAGCCCTCATATAGAGTATCAAGACTCCTTATCTGATCAAAACAAAGATGAAGAGAAATATACCCTTTTACTGGCCAATCCGCCATTTAAGGGGTCATTAGATTATGAGTCTGTATCAGCAGACTTACTTAAAGTAACCAAGACTAAAAAGACAGAACTATTATTCTTAACCCTGATGCTGCGTATGCTGAAAAAAGGCGGCCGCTGTGCTACAATAGTTCCTGATGGTGTCTTATTTGGCAGTTCCAGGGCTCACAAGGCAATCAGGAAAGAGATTGTAGAGAATCACCATCTACATGCAGTAATCTCAATGCCCAGTGGTGTCTTTAAACCCTATGCAGGGGTTTCTACTGCTATCTTAGTCTTTACCAAAACAGGGGCAGGGGGAACAGATAAAGTCTGGTTTTATGACATGAAAGCCGATGGCTATTCATTAGATGATAAACGTCAGCCGATAGAAGATAGTGATATAGATGATATAATCAAGAGATATCATGCACGGGAGAATGAAGAAGATAGAGAGAGGACAGAGCAGTCGTTTCTGGTTTCTAAGGATGAAATTAAAGAAAATAATTATGATTTATCAATAACTATATATAAAGAGATTGAATATGAGGAAGTTGAGTATGAAGAACCACAAGATATTCTTTCCAAAATAAAAAAATTAGAAGATGAAATTATAAATATTATTGATGATTTGGAAGGAATGATATATTAA
- a CDS encoding restriction endonuclease subunit S, producing MHKKKSIKELFTFLKKSKIKAGEGLEEGKYPFYTSSNTLSKYLNYYEIEDESLIFGTGGKASIHYSEGEFSTSTDCYVIQPKVVDEIDLKYVYYYLSGNMRILEEGFRGAGLKHISKKYLRTIKIPIPPLQTQKRIVEVLDKAKILIDLRKKQIELMDRLIKSIFFNKFIQRVDEYKSWDVVEIQDLALKNKDSMRTGPFGSNLRHSEFVDEGIAVLGIDNAVDNVFKWKERRYITEEKYMELKRYTVFPDDVLITIMGTTGRSAVVPKDIPKAINTKHLACITVNKGKVSPYYLSYSIHSHPYILKQINSKSKGAIMNGLNLTIIKELKIPLPPIELQKEFGKSYLEIQEKKKQFENILFLLKNNFNSLMQKAFKGELFN from the coding sequence ATGCATAAAAAAAAATCTATTAAAGAACTATTTACTTTTTTAAAAAAATCCAAGATAAAAGCAGGTGAAGGTTTAGAAGAAGGGAAGTATCCTTTTTATACTTCTAGTAATACCCTAAGTAAATATCTGAATTATTATGAGATTGAAGATGAATCTTTGATTTTTGGAACTGGTGGGAAAGCTAGTATTCATTATTCTGAAGGGGAATTTTCTACTTCGACAGATTGTTATGTGATACAACCTAAGGTTGTGGATGAAATAGATTTAAAATATGTGTATTATTATTTGTCTGGTAATATGAGAATATTAGAAGAAGGTTTTAGAGGTGCTGGATTAAAGCATATTTCAAAAAAATATCTACGGACAATTAAGATTCCTATTCCACCACTCCAAACCCAAAAGAGAATAGTTGAAGTTCTAGATAAAGCTAAGATATTAATTGATTTAAGGAAGAAACAAATTGAGCTTATGGATAGATTAATAAAGTCTATTTTTTTTAATAAATTTATTCAAAGAGTAGATGAATATAAAAGTTGGGATGTTGTAGAGATACAAGATTTAGCATTAAAAAATAAGGATAGTATGCGAACAGGACCTTTTGGAAGTAATTTAAGGCACTCAGAGTTTGTTGATGAGGGTATTGCTGTTTTAGGAATAGACAATGCAGTTGATAATGTTTTTAAATGGAAAGAAAGAAGATATATTACAGAAGAAAAATATATGGAGTTGAAAAGATATACAGTTTTTCCAGATGATGTACTTATAACAATAATGGGAACAACAGGAAGATCAGCAGTAGTTCCTAAAGATATACCAAAAGCTATAAACACAAAACATTTAGCCTGTATAACAGTTAATAAGGGAAAAGTATCACCATATTATTTGTCATATTCAATTCATTCTCATCCATATATTCTTAAACAAATTAATTCAAAAAGCAAGGGAGCAATAATGAATGGATTAAACCTAACAATAATAAAGGAACTTAAAATACCATTACCACCAATTGAATTACAGAAGGAATTTGGGAAATCTTATCTTGAAATACAAGAAAAAAAGAAACAATTTGAGAACATTCTTTTTTTGTTAAAAAACAACTTCAATAGCTTAATGCAGAAGGCTTTTAAAGGAGAACTCTTCAATTAA
- a CDS encoding DEAD/DEAH box helicase family protein gives MQSNFAFLKKHKMYNVFSGACIEAEKSLVISYATTAILTRRALELAIKWLYSFDEDLTVPYQVNLSSLIHDHTFRAVIDTRLFPMLRYIQKLGNKAVHTNKAITREQAVLALKNLFEFISWIDYCYSDELNTSEFEEGLLHDSEEEKKTRQELQDLYERLSSKDRKLEEVIEENEALRKKMTAKRVDNEQQRDFAVDEISEFKTRKMYIDLEIELSGWDVGNDCLEEVEVANMPNGSGLGYVDYVLYGDNGKPLALIEAKKTSVDPRVGKKQAKLYADCLEKEYQVRPVIFYTNGFEYYLWDDVSYPERRVAGIYTKNELEWLFFKRENKQSLKSPQIRDEITNRPYQKMAIQAVCESLARGRRKALLVMATGSGKTRTAISIVDVLSKKGWLKNVLFLADRVALVKQAQKSFRNLLPELSLCNLLDNKDNPESRMVFSTYPTMMNAIDATKSDDGSKLFSSGHFDLIIVDESHRSIYKKYQAIFDYFDAILLGLTATPKNDLDKNTYEVFDLENNVPTYAYELEEAVNDGYLVPYHTVETRMKFMEKGIHYDDLSDEEKEKFEETFDDDIRDISGDELNSFLFNNNTVDTVLQDLMEKGIKVEGGDKLGKTIIFAKNKKHADFIVERFDALYPSYKSSFVEKIYTGLPYVETVLDDFSTKDKLPQIAVSVDMLDTGIDIPEIVNLVFFKKVRSKSKFWQMIGRGTRLCEDLFAVGKHKEKFRIFDYCSNFEYFRENKKGEEAKITKSLTEKLFNIKVDIIKQLQHLEFQRDNFINYRAELIAELVKNIAQIDQSSFNARMKIKYLHKYKERDTWNDITEQKVREIEEHITPLINPIDDDELAKRFDYLMLTIEYADLKGILASKPKMKVVTTAERLSRIGNIEVVKQQEELILKVQTEQFWEDADIFDYEMVRKAFRDLIKFIDTKSRDIYYTDFTDEVLEVTENPGDFSVNNLQNYRKKVNQYLREHQDELVIYKIRNNKAVTENDLKHLEDLLWHELGSKEDYEKEYGDEPLLRFVSKVVGLEVAAANEAFSEFLSDESLNSNQMEFVKLIINYIVKNGIMDKEILNEHPFNKFGNVVHLFEDKIATAKRIIKKIDELNARIDVG, from the coding sequence ATGCAATCCAATTTTGCTTTTTTAAAAAAACATAAGATGTATAATGTTTTTTCCGGGGCCTGTATAGAAGCAGAAAAGAGTTTAGTTATCTCATATGCTACTACCGCTATCTTGACCCGCAGGGCCCTGGAGTTAGCGATTAAATGGCTGTATAGTTTTGATGAAGACTTAACTGTTCCCTACCAGGTTAATTTATCATCTTTAATACATGACCACACCTTTAGGGCAGTCATCGATACCCGCTTATTCCCTATGCTTAGGTATATACAGAAGTTGGGTAATAAAGCCGTTCATACCAATAAAGCTATTACTAGAGAACAGGCAGTCCTGGCCCTTAAAAACCTATTTGAGTTTATCTCCTGGATTGATTACTGTTACTCTGATGAATTAAATACCTCTGAGTTTGAAGAGGGCCTTCTCCACGACAGTGAAGAAGAGAAAAAGACCCGCCAGGAACTACAGGATTTATATGAACGGTTAAGTTCGAAAGACAGGAAACTGGAAGAAGTAATCGAAGAAAATGAAGCCCTCCGCAAGAAAATGACTGCTAAGAGGGTAGATAATGAACAGCAGCGTGACTTTGCAGTAGATGAAATAAGCGAATTTAAGACCCGTAAGATGTATATAGATTTAGAAATAGAATTATCCGGCTGGGATGTTGGGAATGACTGCCTCGAAGAAGTTGAGGTTGCTAATATGCCGAATGGTTCAGGGCTTGGTTATGTAGACTATGTCCTTTATGGTGATAACGGGAAACCTCTGGCTTTAATAGAGGCTAAAAAAACAAGTGTTGACCCCAGGGTAGGCAAGAAACAAGCCAAACTCTATGCCGATTGTTTGGAAAAAGAGTATCAGGTCAGGCCAGTTATCTTCTATACAAATGGCTTTGAATATTATCTCTGGGATGATGTAAGTTATCCAGAGCGGAGGGTAGCTGGTATCTATACAAAAAATGAATTAGAATGGCTGTTCTTTAAAAGGGAAAATAAGCAGTCTTTAAAATCACCTCAGATTAGAGATGAGATTACTAATAGACCATATCAAAAGATGGCTATCCAGGCTGTCTGTGAATCATTAGCAAGGGGCCGCCGGAAGGCATTACTGGTTATGGCGACTGGTTCTGGTAAGACCAGGACAGCGATTTCCATAGTAGATGTTTTATCTAAGAAAGGCTGGCTAAAGAATGTCCTCTTTCTGGCTGACAGGGTAGCCCTGGTCAAACAGGCCCAGAAAAGTTTCCGGAATTTGCTGCCAGAATTATCACTCTGTAATTTGCTTGATAACAAGGACAATCCTGAAAGTAGAATGGTTTTCTCTACCTATCCCACGATGATGAATGCTATTGATGCTACTAAAAGTGATGATGGTTCAAAGTTATTTAGTTCTGGACACTTTGATTTAATTATTGTTGATGAATCACATCGGAGTATTTATAAAAAATATCAGGCTATCTTTGACTACTTTGACGCCATACTTTTAGGTCTTACTGCTACACCTAAAAATGACCTGGATAAGAATACCTATGAGGTCTTTGACCTGGAGAATAATGTACCGACATATGCCTATGAATTAGAAGAGGCTGTGAATGATGGATATCTGGTACCATACCATACTGTTGAAACCAGAATGAAGTTTATGGAAAAAGGTATCCATTATGATGATCTTAGTGATGAAGAGAAAGAAAAATTTGAAGAGACTTTTGATGATGATATCAGAGATATTAGTGGTGATGAGTTAAATAGTTTTCTATTTAACAATAATACAGTAGACACAGTCCTGCAAGACTTAATGGAGAAGGGGATTAAGGTTGAAGGTGGCGATAAGTTAGGTAAGACGATTATTTTTGCTAAAAACAAAAAGCATGCTGATTTCATAGTTGAGCGCTTTGATGCTTTATATCCTAGCTATAAGAGTAGTTTTGTAGAAAAAATTTATACTGGTTTACCCTATGTTGAGACTGTTCTTGATGATTTCTCAACCAAGGACAAACTGCCTCAGATTGCTGTCTCAGTGGATATGTTAGATACTGGGATTGATATACCTGAAATAGTTAATCTAGTGTTTTTCAAAAAGGTTCGTTCAAAATCCAAGTTCTGGCAGATGATTGGACGGGGGACCAGACTCTGTGAAGATCTTTTTGCTGTTGGTAAACATAAGGAGAAATTTAGGATTTTTGATTATTGCTCTAATTTTGAGTATTTTAGGGAAAATAAAAAGGGTGAAGAGGCCAAAATCACTAAGTCTTTGACCGAAAAATTATTTAATATTAAAGTTGATATTATTAAACAACTTCAACACCTTGAATTTCAAAGAGATAATTTTATTAACTATCGAGCAGAATTGATTGCTGAATTAGTAAAGAATATAGCTCAAATTGATCAAAGTTCTTTTAATGCTCGCATGAAGATCAAGTATCTACATAAGTACAAGGAAAGGGATACCTGGAATGATATTACAGAGCAAAAAGTTCGTGAAATAGAGGAGCATATTACTCCGTTAATAAATCCCATAGACGATGATGAATTAGCTAAACGCTTTGATTACTTAATGTTAACTATAGAATATGCTGACCTTAAGGGTATTTTAGCCTCAAAACCTAAAATGAAAGTAGTTACAACAGCAGAGAGATTATCCCGGATTGGTAATATTGAAGTAGTTAAACAGCAGGAAGAATTGATACTGAAGGTACAGACTGAGCAGTTCTGGGAAGATGCTGATATTTTTGACTATGAAATGGTCAGAAAAGCCTTTAGGGACTTGATAAAGTTTATTGACACAAAATCCCGTGATATTTACTATACAGATTTTACTGATGAGGTCCTGGAAGTTACAGAAAATCCTGGTGACTTTTCAGTTAATAACCTGCAGAACTATAGGAAAAAAGTAAACCAGTATCTTAGAGAACATCAGGATGAATTGGTTATCTATAAAATAAGAAATAATAAAGCTGTTACTGAAAATGATCTTAAACACTTGGAAGATTTATTATGGCATGAACTCGGTTCAAAAGAGGATTATGAAAAGGAATATGGTGATGAACCACTCTTAAGATTTGTATCTAAAGTAGTCGGCCTGGAAGTAGCAGCAGCCAATGAAGCTTTTTCAGAATTCTTAAGTGATGAAAGCCTTAATTCAAATCAGATGGAGTTTGTTAAGCTTATTATCAATTATATTGTGAAAAACGGAATCATGGATAAAGAAATCCTTAATGAACACCCTTTTAATAAGTTTGGCAATGTTGTTCATTTGTTTGAAGATAAAATAGCAACAGCTAAAAGAATTATTAAAAAGATAGATGAATTAAACGCCAGGATTGATGTTGGTTGA
- a CDS encoding nucleotide disphospho-sugar-binding domain-containing protein, translated as MKILITPMAAMAETSGPFSRTKIIANACLKKGHEVALCAAEDVNYQPIKGVKNYYAPIPSPFGLPMFLGKNLFKLAQRLGIQKRKTVHSYEEVLHITGAISKTHFKKDVNSIQKAIKEFDPDIVYAEFRIAAIVAAKLTNKKVITSYSYPVQASYASNTEYSKHVNQLLREDNLPAIESVLEIFNWGDLKIVPSIYKLEPIEDEGVIFVGALNSYSENFSGVKKRDKIVVYMGNGTITPKRQIEVMKETFLDSSYEVYIATKQLASFKEKNITVAERFDFSKLMPETIAYINHGGQNSIVDGLVYGVPQIVCPGKIFERKYNAQSIDKIGAGKILLEKEFKSSSIKNIIKEFNQTKKYYKNAKKLGEQLKKFGGAEKIVEVIEKLHNGGYIT; from the coding sequence ATGAAAATATTAATAACACCTATGGCTGCAATGGCTGAAACAAGTGGACCTTTTTCAAGAACTAAAATAATAGCTAATGCATGTTTAAAAAAAGGACATGAAGTTGCACTATGTGCTGCGGAAGATGTTAATTATCAACCTATCAAAGGAGTTAAAAACTACTATGCACCTATTCCCTCACCATTTGGTTTACCTATGTTTTTAGGAAAGAATTTATTTAAATTAGCCCAAAGATTGGGAATTCAAAAGAGAAAAACAGTTCATAGTTATGAAGAAGTACTTCATATAACTGGAGCTATAAGTAAAACTCATTTTAAAAAAGATGTTAATAGTATTCAAAAAGCCATTAAAGAATTTGATCCTGATATAGTCTATGCAGAATTTAGGATTGCAGCAATAGTAGCTGCAAAACTTACAAATAAAAAAGTAATAACTAGTTATAGTTACCCAGTACAAGCTTCATATGCCAGTAATACAGAGTATAGTAAACATGTAAACCAATTATTAAGAGAAGATAACTTGCCCGCAATAGAGTCAGTATTAGAAATATTTAATTGGGGTGATTTAAAAATAGTACCAAGTATATATAAGTTAGAACCAATAGAAGATGAGGGTGTAATATTTGTAGGAGCTTTAAATTCATATAGTGAAAATTTTAGTGGTGTCAAAAAACGAGATAAGATAGTTGTTTATATGGGGAATGGGACAATAACTCCCAAACGACAGATAGAAGTGATGAAAGAGACTTTTTTAGATTCCAGTTATGAAGTATATATTGCAACTAAGCAATTAGCAAGTTTTAAAGAAAAAAATATAACTGTTGCTGAAAGATTTGATTTTAGCAAACTAATGCCTGAAACTATAGCTTACATAAATCATGGTGGACAAAATAGTATTGTAGATGGATTAGTGTATGGCGTGCCTCAAATAGTTTGTCCAGGTAAAATATTTGAAAGGAAATATAATGCCCAGTCAATTGATAAGATAGGAGCTGGAAAGATATTATTAGAGAAAGAATTTAAATCTTCTAGTATAAAAAATATAATTAAGGAATTTAATCAGACTAAAAAATATTATAAAAATGCTAAGAAGTTAGGAGAACAATTAAAAAAATTTGGAGGAGCAGAAAAAATTGTAGAAGTAATAGAAAAATTACATAACGGTGGGTACATTACCTAA
- a CDS encoding GNAT family N-acetyltransferase yields the protein MISLLKTIAEDTVGYGVIDTITGDIPQLAVHMDYRRQGIAYNILQRLIQYTESQNVNFIYIDNKCLSIFKFLQNLI from the coding sequence ATGATATCATTATTAAAAACTATTGCTGAAGATACTGTTGGATATGGAGTAATTGATACAATCACAGGGGATATCCCTCAGTTAGCAGTTCATATGGATTATCGTCGCCAAGGAATTGCTTATAATATTTTACAAAGATTAATACAGTACACAGAATCACAAAATGTAAATTTTATTTATATTGATAATAAATGCCTTAGTATCTTTAAATTTCTCCAAAACTTAATTTGA